In one Butyrivibrio proteoclasticus B316 genomic region, the following are encoded:
- a CDS encoding LytR/AlgR family response regulator transcription factor produces MYKIAICDDEKSSAAEAAGLLDKYKAAHPRVEMSVDIFYTSLDLLDAIEKNSYDVYLLDIYIDKLNGIEIAESIRGKDENGHIIFMTSSNAFYKEAFRIHAVHYLEKPILEEDFFDAMDRVCQEQETRFLVVRESGVVSRIPVEDIMYIESEDHYKRIVTVEKSYFVRSTMQALMADLVEPYFHALGTKTIINLKKVLKINKDILSMEDGMEFSVPRGTYRQLSDLILTYNF; encoded by the coding sequence ATGTACAAAATTGCCATTTGTGATGATGAGAAGAGCTCTGCTGCTGAGGCAGCAGGGCTTTTAGATAAGTATAAGGCAGCTCATCCCAGAGTGGAGATGAGTGTCGATATCTTTTATACTTCTTTAGATCTTTTAGATGCCATAGAGAAGAATTCCTATGACGTCTATCTTTTGGATATTTACATAGACAAACTAAACGGAATAGAAATTGCTGAGTCCATTCGAGGCAAGGATGAGAATGGCCATATTATCTTTATGACTTCTTCAAATGCATTTTATAAAGAGGCCTTCAGGATTCACGCTGTTCACTATCTTGAAAAGCCCATACTTGAAGAAGATTTTTTTGACGCCATGGACAGAGTATGCCAGGAGCAGGAGACCAGATTTTTGGTAGTCAGAGAAAGCGGAGTAGTCAGCAGAATACCTGTTGAGGACATCATGTACATAGAGTCAGAAGACCATTACAAGAGGATTGTGACAGTGGAAAAGAGCTATTTTGTGCGAAGCACAATGCAGGCACTAATGGCAGATCTGGTAGAGCCGTATTTTCATGCCCTTGGGACCAAGACTATAATAAATCTGAAAAAAGTACTCAAGATAAATAAGGATATATTGTCGATGGAGGATGGAATGGAGTTCTCAGTTCCGAGAGGAACCTACAGACAGTTAAGTGACCTTATTCTTACTTATAATTTCTGA
- a CDS encoding 6-phosphofructokinase, with the protein MMRIGMLTSGGDCQALNAAMRGVVKCIAHSGEQVEFYGFLNGYKGLIYSDFRMLTSKDFSGILTKGGTILGSSRTPFKTIREPDENGLDKVEAMKQNYYKLQLDCLVVLGGNGSQKTANLLSEEGLNVVSLPKTIDNDLWGTDMTFGFQSAVDVATQVIDNIHTTADSHGRVFIIEVMGHKVGWLTLNAGLAGGADVILIPEIPYDIDKICEAIEARDKRGSRFTIIAVAEGAISKKDAKLSKKEYKEKMADYKYPSVSYEIAEKIQNKTGHEVRVTVPGHMQRGGAPDPYDRVFASRLGAEAGQLILNKEYGYMVAYKNREIVKVPLSDIAGKLKYVSPDASIIQEAKMLGVCFGD; encoded by the coding sequence ATGATGAGAATCGGTATGTTGACTAGTGGTGGTGACTGTCAGGCTTTGAATGCGGCAATGCGCGGCGTTGTTAAGTGTATTGCGCACAGTGGTGAGCAGGTTGAGTTCTATGGCTTTTTAAACGGTTATAAGGGACTTATTTACAGCGATTTCAGAATGCTCACATCCAAGGATTTTTCGGGAATCCTGACCAAGGGTGGAACTATTCTTGGCAGCTCCAGAACTCCTTTTAAGACAATCAGAGAACCTGATGAGAATGGTCTGGATAAGGTTGAGGCAATGAAGCAGAACTATTACAAGCTTCAGCTTGACTGTCTGGTTGTTCTTGGGGGCAATGGTTCTCAGAAAACGGCTAATTTGTTGAGCGAAGAGGGACTCAATGTAGTATCTTTACCCAAGACTATAGACAATGATCTCTGGGGAACTGACATGACATTTGGATTCCAGAGCGCGGTTGATGTGGCAACGCAGGTTATTGATAATATCCACACGACAGCTGATTCTCACGGCCGTGTATTTATTATAGAAGTAATGGGACATAAGGTTGGATGGCTGACACTTAACGCAGGACTTGCGGGAGGTGCCGACGTTATCCTGATTCCTGAGATCCCTTATGATATTGACAAGATTTGCGAGGCTATAGAGGCAAGAGACAAGAGAGGCAGCCGATTTACTATAATTGCTGTGGCTGAGGGTGCGATATCCAAGAAGGATGCCAAGCTTTCCAAGAAAGAGTACAAGGAGAAGATGGCAGATTACAAGTACCCTTCTGTTTCTTATGAAATAGCTGAGAAGATACAGAATAAGACAGGACATGAGGTTCGTGTCACTGTGCCCGGACATATGCAGAGAGGTGGAGCACCTGATCCATACGACAGAGTGTTTGCTTCACGTCTTGGTGCGGAGGCTGGCCAGCTTATTCTCAACAAGGAATATGGCTATATGGTTGCTTACAAGAACAGAGAAATCGTCAAGGTTCCTCTTTCAGATATTGCAGGCAAACTTAAATATGTTTCTCCGGATGCCAGCATTATTCAGGAAGCCAAGATGCTTGGAGTATGCTTCGGGGATTAA
- the dnaX gene encoding DNA polymerase III subunit gamma/tau, with protein MGYVALYRKFRPPVFEDVKGQDHIVTTLKNQIKSDRVGHAYLFCGTRGTGKTSVAKILARAVNCENPVDGSPCGQCEMCREIAAGNSMNVIEIDAASNNGVDNVREIIDEVSYSPTKGKKKVYIIDEVHMLSTGAFNALLKTLEEPPSYVMFILATTEVQKLPITILSRCQRYDFHRITIDTIEARLREVVDAEGIKVEDRALRYVAKTADGSMRDSLSLLDQCIAFNYGEELTYDKVLNVLGAVDTEVFSRLFSALYTQDINGALTLLADIVIQGRELSQFVNDFVWYLRNLMLVQASDQMEDVIDISSDNLVALKEQASTADIDTILRYIRVFSELSSQIRYASQKRILIEITLIKLCKPQMEDSEGAFEDRIRILEQHDEENGRLLKGIQSGQVAVSVAGGAAAAQQLGTPREKKVLDRAVPEDIQKVVSNWPGLLMRMDNPMKIYLQKARLSLGNDDTLQIVLENRQIADKYSKGESKEELQDFLDNATGKHVEFETRYLEPTQVFEENYVNLQAINFDIVTEDDIETE; from the coding sequence ATGGGTTATGTAGCACTATACAGAAAATTCAGACCACCGGTTTTTGAAGATGTCAAAGGCCAGGATCACATAGTTACCACACTCAAGAATCAGATCAAATCGGATAGAGTTGGACATGCTTACCTGTTCTGCGGAACTCGCGGAACAGGTAAGACTTCTGTTGCCAAAATTCTTGCAAGGGCAGTTAACTGCGAGAACCCTGTGGATGGAAGTCCATGTGGACAGTGTGAGATGTGTAGGGAAATAGCTGCGGGCAACAGCATGAATGTTATCGAGATTGATGCTGCTTCCAACAACGGTGTGGATAATGTCAGAGAAATCATCGACGAAGTTTCTTATTCACCTACCAAGGGTAAAAAGAAAGTTTATATTATCGACGAGGTTCACATGCTCTCGACAGGCGCTTTTAATGCGCTTCTTAAGACGTTGGAAGAGCCACCGTCTTATGTAATGTTTATTTTGGCTACGACTGAAGTTCAGAAGCTGCCTATTACTATTTTGTCCAGATGTCAGAGATATGATTTTCACAGGATCACAATTGATACTATCGAGGCAAGACTTAGAGAAGTAGTAGATGCAGAAGGCATCAAGGTAGAGGACAGAGCTCTCAGATATGTTGCCAAGACAGCTGACGGATCCATGAGAGATTCGCTTAGTCTCCTGGATCAGTGCATTGCCTTTAATTATGGGGAAGAACTTACCTACGACAAGGTGCTTAATGTGCTTGGCGCGGTAGATACAGAAGTTTTCAGCAGGCTCTTTTCGGCGCTATATACACAGGATATTAACGGAGCACTTACTCTTTTGGCTGATATTGTCATTCAGGGACGAGAGCTGTCGCAGTTTGTTAATGACTTTGTATGGTATCTGCGAAATCTGATGCTTGTGCAAGCCTCTGATCAGATGGAAGATGTTATAGATATTTCCTCTGATAATCTGGTAGCACTCAAAGAGCAGGCGAGCACTGCGGATATCGACACTATTCTGAGATACATCAGAGTTTTTTCCGAATTGTCTTCGCAGATAAGATATGCTTCTCAGAAGCGTATACTCATAGAGATAACACTTATTAAACTGTGCAAGCCGCAGATGGAAGACAGTGAGGGAGCGTTTGAGGATAGGATCAGGATCCTTGAGCAGCATGACGAGGAAAATGGCCGACTATTAAAGGGTATACAGTCAGGGCAGGTAGCTGTTTCTGTAGCGGGTGGAGCAGCTGCTGCGCAGCAGCTGGGAACACCAAGAGAAAAGAAAGTGCTGGACAGGGCAGTTCCGGAGGATATACAGAAGGTTGTCAGCAACTGGCCCGGACTTCTCATGAGAATGGATAATCCGATGAAGATATATCTTCAAAAGGCAAGACTTAGTCTGGGTAATGATGATACTCTTCAGATTGTGCTTGAGAACAGACAGATCGCTGATAAGTATTCCAAGGGAGAATCCAAGGAAGAATTGCAGGACTTTCTGGACAATGCTACAGGTAAACATGTAGAATTTGAAACAAGATATCTTGAACCTACACAGGTTTTTGAGGAAAACTATGTTAACCTTCAGGCTATAAACTTTGATATAGTAACTGAGGATGACATTGAAACGGAGTAA